The Pseudomonas fluorescens genome includes a window with the following:
- the tssA gene encoding type VI secretion system protein TssA translates to MSYSGKLSAHYLALAKAPISKERFAGADVRFSNEYEALESELGKAQSMHESGQVDWLKIREGSEVLLRSQSKDLRVAAWLVWALYQRESFQGLLAGLSLLHHLCKNHWPDIHPIKNRTRAASINWLVPRLEQALGDDIAIKEQLPLFRHLTEQLEGLDTVCTAHLGDDAPLLLPLCRRLNTMIQRATDNLPQAGAIGTVVAQVKQVASQLLMPGAPIENEKEAHKALRAQQENAGSLCSWWLKQKATDVRALRLNRTLTWLTIDVMPERNAEQITQLRGVPADKLKTYQDSLHQGDYANLLVEIEASLAKAPFWLDGQRLAWECLQGLNAELAMGEVEVHFALFIQRLPGVIELRWHDGTPFADPATRAWIASQVMPHLQKPGTAPEIDTTHNDAPWELTLEEAQSILSTDGLKPAVQLLKQGMQNARGARECFLWRFAMARLCFSARKYELAKVQLEVLDQTLQHAGLNTWEPTLELQVLHLLHSCCELLPQNHVIRECKEETYRRLCHLDLERVIE, encoded by the coding sequence ATGTCGTATTCCGGAAAGCTGTCCGCCCATTATCTGGCTCTCGCCAAAGCGCCCATCTCCAAAGAGCGTTTTGCGGGTGCGGACGTGCGTTTTTCGAATGAATACGAGGCGTTGGAAAGTGAGCTGGGCAAAGCCCAGTCGATGCACGAAAGCGGTCAGGTCGACTGGCTGAAGATCCGTGAAGGAAGTGAAGTGCTACTGCGTAGCCAGTCGAAGGACTTGCGGGTGGCGGCCTGGCTGGTTTGGGCGCTGTATCAGCGCGAATCTTTCCAAGGGCTGCTGGCAGGTCTCAGTCTTTTGCACCACTTGTGTAAAAACCATTGGCCCGACATTCATCCGATCAAAAATCGAACCCGTGCCGCCAGCATCAATTGGTTGGTGCCTCGCCTGGAGCAGGCGTTGGGTGATGACATTGCGATCAAGGAGCAACTGCCGCTGTTCCGCCATCTGACAGAGCAACTTGAAGGACTCGATACCGTTTGCACCGCCCACTTGGGTGATGACGCGCCTTTGCTGCTCCCGTTGTGTCGGCGTCTCAACACGATGATCCAGCGTGCCACTGACAACCTGCCGCAGGCGGGTGCCATTGGGACGGTAGTGGCTCAGGTGAAGCAAGTTGCTAGCCAACTGCTCATGCCTGGTGCTCCGATTGAAAACGAAAAAGAAGCCCACAAGGCCCTGCGTGCCCAGCAGGAGAACGCGGGATCGTTATGCAGCTGGTGGCTCAAACAAAAAGCTACCGACGTTCGGGCCCTGCGCCTGAATCGTACGTTGACCTGGCTGACCATTGACGTCATGCCCGAGCGCAACGCCGAGCAGATCACGCAGCTGCGTGGGGTGCCGGCGGACAAACTCAAGACTTATCAGGACAGTCTCCACCAAGGCGATTACGCGAACCTGTTGGTGGAGATCGAGGCCAGCCTGGCGAAGGCACCGTTCTGGCTCGACGGTCAGCGGCTTGCCTGGGAGTGCTTACAAGGGTTGAACGCCGAGTTGGCCATGGGGGAAGTGGAGGTTCATTTCGCGCTATTCATCCAGCGCCTGCCGGGGGTTATCGAATTGCGCTGGCATGACGGTACGCCGTTCGCCGATCCCGCCACGCGGGCGTGGATCGCGTCCCAGGTCATGCCTCACCTGCAAAAACCTGGCACGGCGCCCGAAATCGATACCACCCACAACGATGCGCCTTGGGAACTGACGCTGGAAGAGGCCCAGTCGATCCTGTCCACGGATGGCCTCAAACCCGCCGTCCAGTTACTCAAGCAAGGCATGCAAAACGCTCGTGGGGCACGCGAGTGTTTCCTCTGGCGGTTCGCGATGGCTCGCTTGTGCTTCTCGGCGAGGAAATACGAACTCGCGAAAGTCCAGCTCGAGGTCCTCGACCAGACATTGCAACACGCCGGCCTGAATACCTGGGAGCCCACCCTGGAGTTGCAGGTGCTGCATTTGTTGCACAGCTGCTGCGAGTTATTGCCTCAGAACCACGTCATACGCGAGTGCAAGGAAGAGACCTATCGCAGGTTGTGTCACCTCGACCTGGAACGGGTCATTGAATAG
- the tssB gene encoding type VI secretion system contractile sheath small subunit — MAKEGSIAPKERINVTFKPATGGAQEEIELPLKLLAIGDYTHRRDERKIEDRKPIGIDKMTFDEVLAKQELNLTLSVPNRLQEESETEELAVQLRVNSMKDFNPASLVEQVPELSKLMELRDALVALKGPLGNAPAFRKAIEGVLGNDDSRRRLLDELGLNSAAKNA, encoded by the coding sequence ATGGCCAAAGAAGGCTCGATCGCCCCCAAGGAACGCATCAACGTCACCTTCAAACCTGCCACCGGCGGTGCCCAGGAAGAAATTGAACTGCCGTTGAAACTGTTGGCGATCGGTGATTACACCCACCGCAGGGATGAACGCAAGATCGAGGATCGCAAGCCGATTGGTATCGACAAGATGACCTTCGACGAAGTGTTGGCCAAGCAGGAGCTGAACCTGACCCTCAGCGTACCGAATCGTCTCCAGGAAGAAAGCGAAACTGAAGAGCTGGCAGTACAGCTGCGTGTGAACTCGATGAAGGATTTCAATCCGGCGAGCCTGGTCGAGCAAGTGCCGGAGCTCAGCAAACTGATGGAGTTGCGTGACGCCCTGGTGGCGCTCAAAGGGCCATTGGGTAACGCGCCAGCGTTCCGCAAGGCCATCGAAGGCGTACTCGGCAATGACGATTCCCGCCGCCGCCTGCTGGATGAGCTGGGTCTGAACTCCGCAGCGAAGAACGCTTGA
- the tssC gene encoding type VI secretion system contractile sheath large subunit, producing the protein MSTHALQQQSPDNADYSILENIIAQTRLTPDDDAYDIARRGVSAFIEELLKPQNSGEPVKKAMVDRMIAEIDAKLSRQMDEILHHPQFQALESAWRGLQLLVDRTNFRENIKIEMLNVSKDDLLDDFEDSPEVMQSGLYKHIYTAEYGQFGGQPVAAVIANYFMSPSSPDVKLMQYVSSVACMSHAPFIAAAGPTFFGLESFTGLPDLKDLKDHFEGPQFAKWQSFRQSEDARYFGLTVPRFLLRTPYDPQENPVKSFVYKETVANSHEHYLWGNTAYAFGTRLTDSFAKFRWCPNIVGPQSGGAVEDLPLHHFESMGEIETKIPTEVLVSDRREYELAEEGFISLTMRKGSDNAAFFSASSVQKPKFFGNGAEDKHAELNYKLGTQLPYMMIVNRLAHYLKVLQREQLGSWKERTDLERELNNWIRQYVADQENPSAEVRGRRPLRAAKIIVSDVEGEPGWYRVGLNVRPHFKYMGADFTLSLVGKLDKA; encoded by the coding sequence ATGAGTACTCATGCCCTACAGCAGCAAAGCCCGGACAACGCTGATTACAGCATTCTTGAGAACATCATCGCCCAGACTCGCCTGACCCCGGACGATGACGCCTACGACATTGCCAGGCGAGGCGTGTCTGCGTTCATCGAAGAGTTGCTCAAGCCGCAAAACAGCGGCGAGCCGGTCAAGAAGGCCATGGTTGATCGCATGATCGCCGAGATCGACGCCAAGCTCAGTCGCCAGATGGACGAAATCCTCCACCACCCACAGTTCCAGGCCTTGGAGTCGGCATGGCGCGGTTTGCAGTTGCTGGTGGACCGCACCAACTTCCGCGAAAACATCAAGATAGAAATGCTCAACGTCTCCAAGGACGATTTGCTGGACGACTTCGAGGATTCGCCAGAAGTCATGCAGTCAGGCCTTTACAAGCATATCTACACCGCTGAATACGGTCAGTTTGGTGGGCAGCCGGTGGCGGCGGTCATCGCTAACTACTTCATGTCGCCAAGCTCGCCGGACGTGAAGTTGATGCAGTACGTGTCCAGTGTCGCCTGCATGTCCCATGCGCCGTTCATCGCCGCGGCCGGTCCGACATTCTTTGGTCTGGAAAGCTTTACTGGCCTGCCGGACCTGAAGGACTTGAAGGACCACTTCGAAGGTCCGCAGTTCGCCAAGTGGCAGAGCTTCCGTCAATCGGAAGATGCTCGCTATTTTGGGCTGACCGTACCGCGCTTCTTGTTGCGCACCCCCTATGATCCGCAAGAGAACCCGGTCAAGTCATTCGTCTACAAGGAAACCGTTGCCAATAGCCACGAGCACTACTTGTGGGGCAATACGGCATACGCGTTCGGTACGAGACTGACCGACAGCTTTGCCAAATTCCGCTGGTGCCCGAATATCGTTGGCCCCCAAAGCGGTGGCGCGGTTGAAGACCTGCCGTTGCACCACTTCGAAAGCATGGGTGAGATCGAAACCAAGATCCCGACCGAAGTGCTGGTGTCCGACCGACGCGAATACGAGTTGGCCGAGGAAGGCTTCATCTCCCTGACCATGCGCAAAGGTAGTGACAATGCCGCGTTTTTCTCCGCCAGTTCCGTGCAGAAGCCGAAGTTCTTTGGTAACGGCGCCGAGGATAAGCATGCCGAGCTGAATTACAAGCTTGGCACCCAGTTGCCCTACATGATGATCGTCAATCGACTGGCTCACTACTTGAAGGTTCTACAGCGCGAGCAACTGGGGTCATGGAAGGAGCGCACGGACCTGGAGCGTGAACTCAATAACTGGATTCGCCAATACGTGGCCGACCAGGAGAACCCTAGCGCCGAAGTTCGTGGCCGCCGTCCGCTGCGCGCAGCGAAGATCATTGTCAGCGACGTTGAAGGTGAACCAGGTTGGTATCGCGTAGGCCTGAACGTACGGCCTCACTTCAAGTACATGGGGGCCGATTTCACGCTGTCGTTGGTTGGCAAGTTGGACAAGGCGTAG